GTGTACCTCTGCACGGGCTGTAATTGCCTCAAAGAGGGTGTGGTCGCACGTCACCCTTTTTGTGTTCCCCTCTTCTTCTAGCATTGTCTCCGTTCCAAGGATGGTTGAGAAGCTGGTTCACCAGTCCTCTCCCTGATTGAAGTACAGCCTGTGAGCTTCGTTTGCTATCTacccctgcagccacagtgaCTACAATAGAGCTGGCTTTTATGTGATTAGACTGCTTCACCCTGTTAAGTCAGCATTAATACATTCTAGGACAGCATTTCCCAAACTTCTGGAGTGGCATTTCTgcgccaaaaaaaaaaaaaaaaaagtgaaccacTTCTTTCTCACAGTTTGCTTATGGCACTGTTCATCTATATGTGCATACACCATACACTTCACTGAGAAATGCTGTTCTAGGAGGATGGGAAAATGTGACTTGGCTGTGAGCTCCTTCTTTGTCCTGGTCCCAGCATGGGACATACCTGCAACATGCATCAGTGAACTGCTAATGAAGAACCCTAGAACTCATTCCTGACTTATAATTAATAAAACCTTTCTCGGTATCTTTTGTCAAAACTCTTGGGCTGCCTGGATAGAATGAAATTCAATTAAATAAGAGAAAAGTAGtgacatattaaaaaaataaatccaaattgGTTCACTTCTGAATTCTGCATTTTAATATCTTACTATGTTTTGCAGATTAGCCAGCTCTTAGGAGGGAAGAATATCTTTGAGGTTTATAATCACAATTGAACCTTGGCCTGGACCAGTGCTTAATGACAGTCACTTGTCAAAGATTGACAGTAGCTTGTCAAATTGAAAAACTCAAGTGTTCCAAAGTCATTCTGAAAGCTGTCAAGTGATGGGCAGGATGTGACAGAAAGCACAACCTTCAGGAACCCTTCAAACTGCTGGCAGCCTTTTGGTAGTGATTGTGGCCAGAGAGATGggtagatgaaaaaaaaatcattttcacCATTGCAGGAATGGAGCTGCCCAGTGTTACATGCATGCTTCAACTTGTGGAGAGTTGGGAAGGAGAAAAGTCTTATGCTGAAGCAATCTTCATGCTTATATCTGTTCTTCAGCCTGGATATTCTTGAACCTTTCTGGATTCAATAATTTGTTCTTAATCATTTATGGCCATGACTGGCTTGGCTTTCTCAAAACACTTGAGAACTTGGAGCTGATTGCACTTGCACACTTGGCATTTGTGAGGAGTCCTGTGTGAAATGTTCTGTGAGCATTTTAGTACCACCTTATTTTTAAGGTTTTGGTTGCATTTTGTTCTCTCAGCACAGAGACAAATGGGACCTAACCTGCAGTGAATTAACTCTTTAATAGAGCTACAGATGTGACCAACTAAGTGTTTTTACTTAGCACAACTTTGTTAAAACTCCTAGAAAAATCAGTTCTGTGTTTGATGGTTTTAAATTCTGTGCAAAGGAGGCTTCCTGCTGCAAGAGGGAGGATGAAAGGTAGCATTtccagattttgggggtttttatttttaatgggcTAGATTTAGAACAGGGGTATGTGCTTCAGAACTGTTATGCTAATTCTTATTTctctggcattttcctgggCACAGATGCTTGTGCTTTTGAAAGCTGTTCATTCTTTTAATGTCACAAAGTACAGTCTGAAAGGTGGTTTCTATATAGAGCTCTTCAGTACTTCTAGATCTTGGAGATGACATCATAAACTTTTAGAACAGTTCTAAATGGAccattttaaactttctgtttATTTTGCATCTCTAGTAGTGAGCTCTGACCATCCTTGCTGATGTTCCTGAGCTCTTCCTTATGCAAAGCAATTGCTCCTGAAGGgttccctctgtccccctgctctggctgcagcagggtgtcTGAAAGATGGAATGAATCTCTTTATCTTCAGGGCTTCTGGCATATCTTGCAAAAATCCCAGGGATTTGACTTCCATCGTGTTTTGCAAGCAGCAGAAGAGAACTGAAGTAGGCTAATGACATGCATTCTTGCTCTCATAGCTTAGATAATAAGGATCTGCTGTGGCCTATATCCACTGGGGTTTTTTGACAGCTGCTCTGAATAAAATGTATGAcatttataatgaaaatattgaaagCATTCTCATTTGATGGATAATCTTATATATTAACACAACTAAGTGACTGTATTTGACAAATGATGGACATAGTAATAAACAATTGTGTAAATAAATTATAGATAATATGGTTAATAGGCAAAGGAATATTTACAGAaggcttgctttttttttccttatttccttcTTATCAGTGGATGCAAGTATTTCATACAGTCTTTGTGTCATACCATCTTACTTTTGTTCCCTTTTTCCTCTACACTGCTTCAAGTCTAGCATTTACTTACTGAATTCTTTAGAAGTGGATGCTgaagttaaaaacaaaattatttggaTGACTTTGGAGGTGGTGGGGGACTTCTGGAGAGATTCACAGCTTCATTTTTATGTGTTGCCCTTCCACCTCAATCACCCCAACAGTCTTAATTTGGTTTTCTGTATCATTACTGTTATAACTTAAGCTATAGAATTAATTTGGCTCTAAGATCTTCACAACAATCCAGAACAGGTGGATAAAGTTTTTGCATTATTTCTCTCAATTTTCTGCATCCCATGATAGATTATATTGGGCTTCTGGGGAAGCTACTTTGGGTATTTAAGTCATAATTTGAGAAGTGTGAGTTACTCATTACATTCCTCACAGTGCTACCAAGGCAATGATTTTGTTACAAATCCAAGTAAGCAGCTCTTGTCTAATTGATGttcccactgcagagctggctcttAGCTTTGTTACTGAATACAAACCAAAAGCTGTTCCTTTTACCAACCCCTCAGGTATCCAAGCCCCCCAATGGGATCTGGATCTGCCCCTGCCATGTCCACTGCAGAGGAGAACCTGGAGTACGTTCGGACTCTCTATGACTTCCACGGCAACGACGCCGAGGATCTTCCATTTAAaaagggagagctgctggcaaTCCTGGAGAAGCCAGAGGAACAGTGGTGGAGTGCCAGAAACAAGGAGGGTCGGATTGGGATGATTCCTGTTCCTTATGTAGAAAAGCTAGGCAGACCTTCTGTTGGCAAGCATGGCAACAGGAATTCCAACAGTTACGGGATCCCAGAGCCTGCCCACGCTTACGCTCAGCCTCAGACCGCAACTCCCCTGCCCTCGGTATCCAGCACGCCTGGAGCAGTGATCAATCCTCTGCCATCCACACAGAATGGACCAGTCTATGCCAAAGCTGTCCAAAAGAGAGTGCCCTGTGCTTATGACAAGACTGCGCTGGCATTAGAGGTAAGTTTTTCCTCAGTCTCAGAGTTTTCAATTGCCTCGTGAAAGAAGAAACTCAAAATTGTGATGGTGACTTCATGTGGAGTCTGCTTACTTATATTGAGGGACTGAGAAGTTAGGTTACATTCTGAAGAAACATCCACAAGAATTGCTTCATCTCTACCACTTCCTTTGAGAAAAGTGACCTAGTAAATAACTTTAGGACCTGTGTTTTGCCTCCCTGCTTGCTTGTTCAGCTGTGCAGAGGTTACAAGTGTAACATGTTGAAGAGTGTACACATGCTGTGGCTTTGCTTCTCCACCTAATCCTGGGGCAGGAAAGAGATGTTTCCTAAATCATTGTAGAGTTCCTAGAGCTGACAGTGGCATCCTCCAGAGAAAGGTAAAGGTTGCTGGCTGATACACCTGGTGTTGCTGATCCTCAGCTCTGAGATGCAATTGAAGATCTTGTGCTGAGAGCTGAAATCTGGGCAGAATATATCAGAAATATTCAGAATCTATCAGAAATATTCTAGTCTcttttgctttggttttcaaAAGTGGAATTTAAGAAACCTAACCTAAACTAGGGGTGAGGAGTGTAGGGTAAGGGTAACCTCTAAAGTGCTGCAAGTTTTTGCACTTGctattgcatttttaattttatttttattagagATATCTTGTAAAGCTTTAGTGTGCTATTCTGTAAATAGTAAAGAATTCATATCATACTTCTAGTTTAACTGGAATAAATGATTGATTGGAAGTTGTTTTTCAAAGCTATATCCAGAAGAGTGATACTTTTACATTTAGATTATATAAAGGCTAATTAATTTGTAATTCAAAAATGTCTCACCTGGAAAAAGTGAAATTGAATGCTGCAATACTTCTAGGCACAAATGCAAGCAAACAAGCATAGGAAGCAGCAACACTTTAGCAAGTAAAATAATAAtggtttttaaaatacttttgaacttttcctgttgtttttgcTCAGTTACTTTGCAGGTTAAAGCTGTTACCTATGGCTGAAATTTGGAAGGTTATATTTGTGACTTCCCATTATTCAGAGTGCTCACCCTAATTGCTTTACTCCTGCATTTGTAAGACTTCTAAGGTTACTCCTGTGGGGTTAAAAGTTAAATATGAATCACTGGAATTTCTTTGTCTTGTGAAATCTAGCAGCTTGTATTTGTGAACAGTGTGTGAAAATTATCATAGAACAAAGTGTAAATTCACTGCCAACTGCACTGTACAGAAAATTCCTGCCAGAACTACTCATgcttctgaaagcaaagcaAGGCAAGAGATGGATTTTGTTATGCTATCAATGTGTCATGGATTACTTCAGGGAGCTTgcactgctgcagggagcagaacCACTTGGAAGGTTGGTCCTTACATGGAGACTCTTCTGACTTGCCCTTTAAGGTAACCCTAGTTAACCCCATCAGTTCAGCTCCTCTAGGCTACCAGTAGGATTAATTCCCTGGCCAGCAAATAGGTTTGACTGGGTTTGAACCTTCAAATGACTGAAGTTTTGTGTGAGAGATTCTTCTCATCCTCTAATCACTTAGTGCCTCACGTTTTTGGGTCTCTCAACACTGGCATATTTTGTCTTTCCATGCAGTCTGTTTTCTGTGGAAGTGCACCTCATCCACACTCTGGCTTCTCAAGAGGCTTCAGAAGCAGAATtctgggcactgctctgcatTTCCATTGAAATCAGTGATTGCAGCTTCTCCATATCTATCCATGCATAGGGAACTTCAGCAGCTTCATTatagcagtattttttttttgtcacatgGGCtattcttaaagaaaaaaataattcagcttcttttcattgttttcctttAGTTTGCCAAAGCCTTGCAGGACCctgataaaatatttaatcCCAGCCCTGTGAGGGCTCTCCACATTACTAAATAAACTGAACCATTTGAAACATCTGTTTTGCAAGACCACTGAAAGTAGTGTTAGACAAAACACAGGTTATGGGACTGGTTTGGGGAAGAAAGTTAATGGTGTTCCttgataaaaatattatttgacAGTTCTGCCCCTCAGAATAGGTGTCCCCTAGGTGGCTGTTCACTGCTACAGGTAGAACCCTTGTGAGAGTAATTACTGATTGTGCAAGCTCATTTCAACTGATCCAGCCATGTGAAAGCAAAGTATCTGTTTGCTGGCTGTGGCCCTGTGTGCTCAGCACACAGCCAGTACTAAAAAGGAAGAGAACAGCATCTGGAGTAAATAAAGCCATGGCACAGTGATCTGCTCAGCTCCCTTGAAGTGAGCAGTGTCATTCCTCTTGGTTCAGCTTGAAAATGGGACAAGCTGCCTGCCCGCAGTCCAGTGTTGCCATTGTACTCTGTTATTGTTTACAGAGCTGACAGAATTCTCTTTAAGAAAAGGTAAGAATTTATAGCCTGTTACAGAGAAGTTTTTGTTTCTTAAGcaagtttttttggtttttatttttaatttcttacatGAAAAATGTAAGTGACCAAATGACTATTCTGCAGAAAATCTGAAATGAGATCTGATAGATTGGATAAAGATGAATTCAACTGCTGAATTTAAAAGTGTGACAATTTAAGAGCAActacaattttatttctttaggaTAGTCAATAGGGCATTTATTTTTGCTGGGCTAAGTTTATTTAACATTCTAtagaatcccagagtggtttgggttggatgggacCTTAGAGCTCCTTTCAtcccaccctctgccatgggcagggacaccttccactgtcccaggtgacccaagccccatccaatgTGGCCTTGGacaccccagggatggggagttcacagcctctctgggtaACAGTATTGGTGTTATTGAAGTTACCAATGGATGAGTGTTGACTCGATCCTGTTGTGTTATATActccaaaatgaaaaattaaattataatcTGTTTACAGGCTAAAATGGGAATTGTAAGTATAGACACTATCTCAATAGCTGATGGTACATGGAATTTTGTGCATTTCCCTGCACCAGGGAACAGTTAGTAAAGCCTACAAGAAATTACAAGTATTTCTAAGATTTACATGTGCTCTTGTCTGTTAAGTTACTTTGGCAGTTCAGATTTAATGTTTTTAATGAACATTAAATTCTACAGATAGAAGTTTGTAGCTTCTCACTACA
This portion of the Agelaius phoeniceus isolate bAgePho1 chromosome 18, bAgePho1.hap1, whole genome shotgun sequence genome encodes:
- the CRKL gene encoding crk-like protein; this translates as MSSAARFDSSDRSSWYVGPVSRAEAQTRLQGQRHGMFLVRDSSTCPGDYVLSVSENSRVSHYIINSLPNRRFKIGDQEFEHLPALLEFYKIHYLDTTTLIEPAPRYPSPPMGSGSAPAMSTAEENLEYVRTLYDFHGNDAEDLPFKKGELLAILEKPEEQWWSARNKEGRIGMIPVPYVEKLGRPSVGKHGNRNSNSYGIPEPAHAYAQPQTATPLPSVSSTPGAVINPLPSTQNGPVYAKAVQKRVPCAYDKTALALEVGDIVKVTRMNINGQWEGEVNGRKGLFPFTHVQLFDPQNPEESE